CCCCGGCCCCGGCTCCAGCGCCTGTTCCTGCACCAATAGCTCCCCAGCCGGCTCCTTTGCAGTATTACGACTACGGCGATGACGATGACGACTGGGACGACGATGATTGGGATGACGATTGGGACGATGACGATTGGGACGATGACTAAATCACCATTACAACGCTCTTCGCTACGCCGACGTGTGGTTCTGTGGACCACGCTGGTCGTGCTTCTGACCATGGGCGCCGTCTTCGTCCTAACGCGATCTTTCCTCATCGGACAGGTAACAGATTCAGCGAACGCTGCCGTGGAGCAAGAGATTGAAGAGTTCAACCGGTTCGCCACCGAAGCCGTGGATCCACACACAGGTGAGCCCTTCACAACTTCGCGCTCACTCTTTGAGGCGTACCTTTCCCGGCAGATCCCTGATGACGAAGAAGCCATGGTTGGATTTGTAGACAACCACATGATCCAGATGGACTATTCGCAGCTGGGCGGGCACCATCCGGAACCACTGGCATATGAGGATCCGCTAGTGGCCGAAATAGTCAACAGTCCCGTTCCCTCGGGCATTTGGAAAGACGTCCACTGGGCAAAAGTAACGGTGAACCAGGACGACATGTTCGCTACGGTTATCTACTCGGCGCAAGATCGGGCCGACGTCAACAGCAACCTCTGGTGGATTGCGTTGATCTCTTTCGGCGGCCTGCTCGCTTCGATCGTGATGGCGTGGTTGATTTCGGGGCAAGTAGTCGCACCGATTCGACGGCTGCAGGAAGTCGCCTCCTCCATCAACAACTCTGATCTCACGCAACGCGTCCCGGTGGATAGTGACGATGAGATTGGGCACCTTGCAGAAACCTTCAACGCGATGCTGGACCGCCTCGAGCTTGCGTACCTTGAGCAGCGCCAATTCGTCGACGATGCTGGGCACGAGCTGCGCACACCGATCACGGTGGTCCGCGGGCAACTGGAGCTTTTGCCAACGACGCCTCCGGAGGAAAGGCAGCGCTCCATTGACTTAGCCACGGCTGAACTCGATCGCATGTCACGCATGGTTAATGACATGCTCACCCTGGCTATCGCTGACTCAGGCGACTTTGTAAAACCCGAGTCCGTCGATCTGACCGAGCTCACCATAGAGATCGATGACAAAGCCTCCACCATTTCTCAGCGCGCACAGCTACTCGAGGTCGCGGAGGGAACCGCTACGCTGGATGCGGAGCGCATCACCGAGGCGGTGCTCGAACTGTTCTCCAATGCTTTGAAATACTCCGACGATTCCGTGGAAATCGGCAGCACGTTACATGGATCTGGGACCGACGAGGTCGTGCGATTCTGGGTGCGCGACCGAGGCCAGGGAGTATCCAAAGAGCGACAGGCAGAGTTGTTCGATCGCTTCAAAAGAGGTGATCAATACGCCGCAAGACCAGATGGTGCCGGACTAGGATTATCCATTGTTAAGGCCATCGCAGAGGCACACGGTGGCCGAGCGTACATCGAGTCGACCACAGGTCTTGGCTCCATCTTTGGAATCGAGATCCCAACGAAGCCACAACGCCCCAAGATAGGAGATCCAAAATGAGTCGCATCCTGATCGCCGAAGACGATCGTGGCATCGCTGACTTCATTGAGCGCGGTCTTACGTCTGCCGGGTACGCCTGCAACGTGGTCGATTCCGGCCCCGTGGCGTTTGCCGCAGCCCGTTCCGGCGAATTCGACCTCATGATTCTCGATTTGGGTCTCCCGCATATGGATGGTGCCGACGTGCTCGACCAACTCCGAGTACTCAAAGTGTCCCTCCCGATCATCGTTCTCACGGCGCGCACGAAACTGGAGGACCGAATCCGAGTGCTTGAGGGCGGTGCCGATGACTACATGCCCAAGCCATTCCAGTTCGCAGAATTGTTGGCTCGCATTCGTCTACGCCTGAACGACAAGCAGACATCGTCCGTTGAACTCAGCCGTGGCGACATGGTTCTCGATCTACGCACCCAGCGCGTTGAGATTGACGGGAAATGGAAGGATCTCTCTCGACGCGAGATGGGGCTGCTAGAAACGTTCATGCGCCACCCTGGCCAAATCCTGTCGCGCGCGCAATTGTTGTCCATGGTGTGGGGCATGGATTTCGACCCCGGTTCCAATGTGGTTGATGTGTATATCCGCACCCTGCGCAAGAAGATCGGAGCCGAAAAAATCGAAACCATTCGCGGATCTGGATACAGACTAGTGTAGAACCACCTAGGGCTGCAGGGAGGTTTCGTCTTCGCGGTGAGTGACCACGCGCACCTGGGCAACATCGGGGCGAATTGCCAGTTCGGAATACGCGATGACTTCCTCGCCCGCAAAAGTCTTGCGGGTAATGCGCAGCAGCTGGGTTCCGCCCGGCACATCCAGCGTTTTGCGCTCCGCGTCCGTGGCAGCCCCCGGCGTTACAAGATCTTCACGACGATCCACCGTGGTTCCCATCGTGATCGAAAACGCATCAATCAGCGCGAGGTCGAGATGCTCGATGACGGATTCAAACTCTCGTGCCACATAAAAAACCTCGACGATCGCCGGGTTGTCAGCAATATAACGAACGATTTCAGTGCGAAAGACTGGATCCCCGAGCTCCAGTGACAACGCGGAGGAAACACTGTGATTAGCTTCGACGATGCCCGACTGAACCACTTGATGGGTTTGCTCAAGCCCGATTTCGCGCAGCTGGCGATCGATGCCGACGATGCGCGTCAAATCAAGAACAGGAGGGATGCTTCGGACGAAGGTGCCAC
The Corynebacterium breve genome window above contains:
- a CDS encoding sensor histidine kinase, whose amino-acid sequence is MTKSPLQRSSLRRRVVLWTTLVVLLTMGAVFVLTRSFLIGQVTDSANAAVEQEIEEFNRFATEAVDPHTGEPFTTSRSLFEAYLSRQIPDDEEAMVGFVDNHMIQMDYSQLGGHHPEPLAYEDPLVAEIVNSPVPSGIWKDVHWAKVTVNQDDMFATVIYSAQDRADVNSNLWWIALISFGGLLASIVMAWLISGQVVAPIRRLQEVASSINNSDLTQRVPVDSDDEIGHLAETFNAMLDRLELAYLEQRQFVDDAGHELRTPITVVRGQLELLPTTPPEERQRSIDLATAELDRMSRMVNDMLTLAIADSGDFVKPESVDLTELTIEIDDKASTISQRAQLLEVAEGTATLDAERITEAVLELFSNALKYSDDSVEIGSTLHGSGTDEVVRFWVRDRGQGVSKERQAELFDRFKRGDQYAARPDGAGLGLSIVKAIAEAHGGRAYIESTTGLGSIFGIEIPTKPQRPKIGDPK
- a CDS encoding response regulator transcription factor codes for the protein MSRILIAEDDRGIADFIERGLTSAGYACNVVDSGPVAFAAARSGEFDLMILDLGLPHMDGADVLDQLRVLKVSLPIIVLTARTKLEDRIRVLEGGADDYMPKPFQFAELLARIRLRLNDKQTSSVELSRGDMVLDLRTQRVEIDGKWKDLSRREMGLLETFMRHPGQILSRAQLLSMVWGMDFDPGSNVVDVYIRTLRKKIGAEKIETIRGSGYRLV
- a CDS encoding GntR family transcriptional regulator is translated as MPRIPAYVAIAESLRARIESGELKPGDRLPAERELVDDFNVARMTVRHALDTLQMEGLIDRKRGRTGGTFVRSIPPVLDLTRIVGIDRQLREIGLEQTHQVVQSGIVEANHSVSSALSLELGDPVFRTEIVRYIADNPAIVEVFYVAREFESVIEHLDLALIDAFSITMGTTVDRREDLVTPGAATDAERKTLDVPGGTQLLRITRKTFAGEEVIAYSELAIRPDVAQVRVVTHREDETSLQP